From the genome of Thermoproteales archaeon:
AGAAAATAGTAATTTACCCTCTTCAAGAGCATCGATTATTAAAGGATTAGCTCTATTAAGCATTTTTATAACTTCTTCTAATGTATAGGGATGTGGTTCTATTGGAAGTTTAACATCAGCTAAAACCTCTAAGATTTCACCTATCCTATCTAGATAATCTAACTCAAAATCAGCTATTATAAGTAGATCATAATCGCTCCATGGCATCCAATCGCCACGTGCTCTCGAGCCAAACAATATTATAGCATATACTCTAAACCTATTTCTTAGTTTTTTAATTACAAGTTCTAATTCTCTCACAGGTTTCGCCTAACAAATTTTATAATCTCTTCGGCAGCTTTCAATGC
Proteins encoded in this window:
- a CDS encoding nucleotidyltransferase domain-containing protein; the protein is MRELELVIKKLRNRFRVYAIILFGSRARGDWMPWSDYDLLIIADFELDYLDRIGEILEVLADVKLPIEPHPYTLEEVIKMLNRANPLIIDALEEGKLLFSTKEFELVNDAYCKLKRKGISRTKTTIKLSKT